One region of Eupeodes corollae chromosome 1, idEupCoro1.1, whole genome shotgun sequence genomic DNA includes:
- the LOC129938825 gene encoding valacyclovir hydrolase — MIRPRLFQSVKSALGVIKRFASNISEQKVNVGGIDINYVKSGDGPNGILLMPGAIGSAWTDFKPQIEKLPSLLPDYTIIAWDPPGYGKSIPPRRQFGLDFFQKDAEWAKDFMQALGYSSFSILGWSDGGITSMIMAAKHRRLVDNMIIWGAGAYINEKEIKLIEGMRDVSTWSQRMREPLEKLYGPERFAEIWSEWIDAMLEFFKQRNGNFCREDIEKIVVPTLILHGVKDPMIAEEHIPYIRKRILGCRYYSFPEGKHNIHLKYSDEFNNVVANFLLQKY; from the exons ATGATCAGACCACGGCTATTTCAAAGTGTAAAATCTGCACTTGGAGTTATCAAACGCTTTGCAAGTAACATCTCGGAACAAAAGGTCAATGTCGGAGGTATTGATATCAATTACGTGAAATCCGGAGATGGCCCCAATGGGATTTTGTTGATGCCAGGCGCCATCGGTTCGGCATGGACTGACTTCAAACCACAAATTGAAAAACTGCCCTCGTTGTTACCCGATTACACAATCATCGCATGGGATCCACCAGGTTACGGCAAATCAATACCTCCCCGAAGACAATTTGGTTTGGATTTCTTTCAGAAAGATGCTGAATGGGCAAAAGATTTTATGCAAGCTCTAGGCTATTCAAGTTTCTCCATCCTTGGTTGGAGCGATGGTGGGATAACGTCTATGATCATGGCTGCCAAGCATCGCCGCCTGGTAGACAATATGATAATTTGGGGAGCTGGTGCTTACAtcaatgaaaaagaaataaaattgatagaaG GTATGCGTGATGTTTCAACATGGTCTCAACGAATGAGAGAACCCCTGGAAAAACTATATGGCCCCGAACGTTTCGCAGAAATCTGGTCCGAGTGGATCGATGCTATGTTAGAGTTCTTTAAACAACGGAATGGAAATTTCTGTAGGGAGGACATAGAGAAAATCGTAGTACCTACTCTTATTTTGCATGGAGTAAAAGATCCAATGATAGCTGAAGAACATATACCTTATATCCGCAAGAGGATTCTAGGATGCAG gTATTACTCATTCCCAGAAGGCAAGCACAACATTCACTTGAAATATTCCGACGAATTCAACAACGTTGTTGCGaactttttattacaaaaatattaa